The Desulfosporosinus sp. Sb-LF genome contains a region encoding:
- a CDS encoding NADH peroxidase has product MKFICSVCGYVHEGNEAPEHCPQCKAPKAKFSQKVEGVMQWADEHKIGIAQGVDSDILEGLRANFTGECTEVGMYLAMSRQADREGYPEIAEAYKKIAFEEADHAAKFAELLGDVVYADTKKNLQLRVEAEFGACQGKKDIATKAKQLNYDAIHDTVHEMCKDEARHGSAFKGLLERYFK; this is encoded by the coding sequence ATGAAGCGCCGGAACACTGCCCACAATGTAAGGCACCAAAGGCAAAATTCTCACAAAAAGTGGAGGGTGTAATGCAGTGGGCGGATGAGCACAAAATCGGTATTGCCCAGGGAGTTGATTCTGACATACTTGAAGGCTTAAGAGCTAATTTTACAGGGGAATGTACTGAAGTTGGAATGTACCTGGCTATGAGTCGTCAAGCGGATCGAGAAGGTTATCCGGAGATAGCTGAGGCTTATAAAAAGATAGCTTTTGAAGAAGCAGACCATGCAGCTAAGTTTGCGGAGTTACTCGGTGATGTCGTGTATGCTGATACAAAAAAGAACTTACAATTAAGAGTTGAGGCAGAATTTGGAGCATGTCAGGGTAAGAAAGATATTGCAACCAAAGCTAAGCAATTAAATTATGATGCTATTCATGATACTGTCCACGAAATGTGTAAGGATGAAGCAAGGCATGGGTCTGCGTTTAAAGGTCTTTTAGAAAGATACTTTAAATAA